The Mucilaginibacter terrenus genome has a segment encoding these proteins:
- a CDS encoding GH92 family glycosyl hydrolase: MKVKFIPAAAMLAVLLSSCSVKRESVSKYVDPNIGTAHSRWFFYTPAAVPYGMAKLAPSTNGHYGNPSGWEAVGYDTRQNSIEGFVHFHEWQVGGVSYMPTTGTLKVTPGDLEGPNNGYRSRFDRKNQVAEPGYYKVLLDDYGITAELTATKRVGFQRYTFPKNDQAHIILDIGNKQGESDIVTDASINMLDETHFEGFVSTYPKYVKIYDPQGKVNMYFYGELSKKPVTVHAFVSGVVTENKTIATGKGAGLVLNYQTNQDEVIEVKTGLSYTSNANAKANFIAEASNLSFKQAKAKAQTVWEEQLSKIAVEGSNLQDKTKFYTGLFHALLGRGIASDVNGDYPKHGGLIGQLPVQTDKNLKAEFINTDAIWGGFWNLTQLWSLSYPEWYGSFVNTQLQIYKDKGWFSDGVANSEYVSGVGTNFVALAVASAYNVGIRNYDVNLAYEAVRANELNYHNRPVGSGKLDTKAFVDHGYVPFFDQRGRDFVTDSTGSNFAGSHTLEYSYSAFAAAQMAKSLDKTTDYNQLIKLSNGWRQIFNPQNKLMQPKRANGSFIEKFDPYQPWRGFQEGNAIQYTFYVPQNPAGLVDAIGKANFNKRLDSIFTVSETLGFGGGKTIDAFAGINSIYNHGNQPNLHISWLFNFSGKPWLTQKWTRLIGRDFYGTEPIHGYGYGQDEDQGQLGSWYVINALGLFDVKGFTDLRPIVELGSPLFDKATITLGNGRMLIIQTKNNSKDNLYIQSAQFNNQPLDNCWLYRDELMKGGKLTFIMGKQPNTNWGVKIPPPSAQ; this comes from the coding sequence CTAAACTAGCTCCGTCAACTAACGGGCATTATGGTAACCCTTCTGGTTGGGAAGCTGTTGGGTATGATACCCGCCAAAACTCTATAGAAGGCTTTGTACATTTTCATGAGTGGCAGGTGGGTGGTGTAAGCTATATGCCTACTACAGGTACCCTAAAGGTTACACCTGGCGACCTGGAAGGTCCTAATAACGGCTATCGCTCCAGGTTCGATCGTAAGAACCAGGTTGCTGAACCAGGCTACTACAAAGTTTTGCTGGATGATTACGGCATTACAGCCGAGCTTACCGCTACAAAGCGGGTTGGCTTTCAACGCTATACATTCCCCAAAAATGATCAGGCGCACATCATTTTAGACATCGGCAACAAGCAGGGAGAAAGCGATATTGTTACCGATGCAAGTATTAATATGCTTGATGAAACCCACTTTGAAGGCTTTGTGAGCACTTATCCAAAGTACGTGAAGATATATGACCCACAGGGCAAAGTGAACATGTATTTTTATGGCGAATTGAGTAAAAAGCCTGTAACGGTACATGCCTTCGTAAGTGGCGTTGTCACGGAAAATAAAACTATTGCCACTGGTAAAGGCGCTGGGTTAGTACTTAATTATCAAACTAACCAGGACGAAGTTATAGAGGTGAAAACCGGCTTGTCTTACACGTCTAACGCTAATGCTAAAGCCAACTTTATTGCTGAGGCAAGTAATTTATCATTCAAACAAGCTAAAGCGAAAGCACAAACGGTTTGGGAGGAACAGCTAAGTAAAATAGCTGTTGAAGGCAGCAATTTACAGGATAAGACAAAGTTCTATACAGGCTTATTTCATGCCCTGCTTGGAAGAGGTATAGCCAGTGATGTAAACGGCGACTATCCTAAACATGGTGGGTTAATCGGTCAGCTACCTGTCCAAACAGATAAAAATCTCAAAGCTGAGTTCATTAACACGGATGCTATTTGGGGTGGATTTTGGAACCTTACGCAGCTTTGGTCTCTCTCATACCCTGAATGGTATGGTAGCTTTGTAAACACTCAATTGCAGATATACAAAGACAAGGGCTGGTTTAGTGATGGTGTTGCCAATAGCGAGTATGTATCCGGCGTAGGTACCAACTTTGTAGCCCTGGCAGTGGCCAGTGCATACAATGTAGGCATTCGCAATTATGATGTTAACCTGGCTTACGAAGCAGTTAGAGCTAACGAATTAAATTACCACAACCGACCGGTTGGTTCGGGTAAGCTGGATACCAAAGCCTTTGTTGATCATGGCTATGTGCCATTTTTCGACCAGAGGGGCCGCGATTTCGTAACTGATTCAACAGGCTCAAACTTTGCCGGATCACATACCTTAGAGTATAGCTACAGCGCCTTTGCCGCGGCGCAAATGGCAAAATCGTTGGATAAAACAACAGATTACAACCAGCTTATCAAACTTTCTAATGGGTGGCGGCAAATATTTAATCCGCAAAACAAACTAATGCAGCCGAAACGGGCAAACGGCAGTTTTATAGAAAAGTTTGATCCGTACCAGCCCTGGAGAGGTTTTCAGGAAGGTAACGCCATACAATATACCTTTTACGTACCTCAGAACCCGGCCGGGCTTGTTGACGCTATTGGTAAGGCTAACTTTAACAAACGGCTCGACAGCATTTTCACCGTGTCAGAAACACTTGGCTTCGGCGGTGGCAAAACAATTGATGCCTTTGCAGGGATAAACTCCATTTACAACCACGGTAATCAGCCTAACTTGCACATTAGCTGGCTATTTAACTTTTCTGGCAAGCCATGGCTAACTCAAAAATGGACCAGGCTTATTGGTCGCGATTTTTATGGTACTGAGCCTATCCATGGTTATGGCTATGGCCAGGACGAAGATCAGGGACAATTAGGTTCGTGGTACGTTATTAATGCACTAGGACTATTTGATGTGAAAGGTTTTACAGATCTAAGGCCAATTGTTGAACTGGGTAGCCCATTGTTTGACAAAGCAACTATTACGCTGGGTAACGGCCGTATGCTTATCATTCAAACTAAAAATAACTCAAAAGACAACCTCTATATACAATCGGCACAATTTAATAACCAACCGCTTGATAACTGCTGGCTATATCGTGATGAGTTAATGAAGGGCGGCAAACTAACGTTTATAATGGGCAAGCAGCCAAATACTAACTGGGGAGTAAAAATACCTCCTCCTTCGGCGCAGTAA
- a CDS encoding glycoside hydrolase family 76 protein, translating to MKITNKYLRYAIAFGGFISYTFSCMAQQNATSKMYLHRAEKVYSNIWKHYRVSSQVGLFSENYPSSKKDTLNYFQGESVKEKEVSFLWPFSGVFSATNALMKSPALKAKYKTYQDSLVMGIEQYRDTVRKPAGYQAYPVNFEKADRYYDDNGLVGIDYMESYFNTKNPIYLQRAKNVFKFILSGWNDDVGGGVTWLEGHKDQKPACTNGMATLTALKIYQGSKDKYYLEQGKRFYSWMYKTLRDTTTGIITNDVKLDGKQNRTFWTYNTGSLIEAAVLLYQFTGQKQYLQQAQQLAADSYKYYSGVPHDSNLVLHIDLPWFVTVLFRGYEALYKVDGNYKYLGAIEHDLNYAWMNSRDKYGLTTHSWLPKKPELNKPKWLLDEACIAELYARLSLIKKK from the coding sequence ATGAAAATTACCAACAAGTATTTACGCTACGCGATAGCTTTCGGCGGCTTTATCAGCTACACGTTTTCCTGCATGGCTCAACAAAATGCAACCAGTAAAATGTACTTGCACCGTGCCGAGAAAGTGTATAGCAATATCTGGAAACATTACCGTGTGTCTTCTCAGGTTGGGTTGTTTTCAGAAAATTATCCCTCCAGCAAAAAAGATACACTCAACTATTTTCAGGGCGAGAGCGTGAAAGAGAAAGAGGTAAGTTTTTTGTGGCCGTTCTCGGGCGTTTTTTCGGCAACTAACGCGCTGATGAAATCGCCAGCCTTAAAAGCCAAATACAAAACTTATCAGGATAGTTTGGTGATGGGAATAGAGCAGTACCGCGATACTGTGCGAAAGCCGGCAGGATACCAGGCGTATCCTGTTAACTTTGAAAAGGCTGACAGGTACTATGATGATAACGGGCTGGTTGGCATAGATTACATGGAGTCCTACTTTAACACCAAAAACCCGATTTATCTGCAACGCGCTAAAAATGTGTTCAAATTTATTTTAAGCGGCTGGAATGACGATGTGGGCGGCGGAGTGACCTGGTTGGAAGGCCATAAAGACCAGAAACCCGCCTGCACAAATGGCATGGCCACACTAACTGCGCTTAAAATATACCAGGGCAGCAAGGATAAGTACTATCTGGAGCAAGGCAAGCGCTTTTACAGCTGGATGTATAAAACCCTACGGGATACAACGACCGGTATTATCACCAATGATGTAAAACTCGACGGGAAGCAAAACCGCACCTTTTGGACGTATAACACAGGCTCATTGATAGAAGCGGCAGTGTTGCTTTACCAGTTTACGGGACAAAAGCAATACTTGCAACAGGCGCAGCAATTAGCCGCTGATAGCTACAAATATTACAGCGGTGTGCCACACGATAGTAATCTGGTGCTACACATTGACTTGCCATGGTTTGTTACTGTATTGTTCAGAGGATATGAAGCTCTGTATAAAGTAGATGGCAACTACAAATATTTGGGAGCTATAGAGCACGATTTAAACTATGCCTGGATGAATTCACGCGACAAGTACGGTTTAACTACCCACAGCTGGCTACCCAAAAAACCAGAGCTGAATAAACCTAAATGGCTTTTAGACGAAGCTTGCATTGCGGAGCTTTATGCCCGGTTAAGCTTAATTAAAAAGAAGTAA
- a CDS encoding sugar-binding domain-containing protein, which produces MKKSSILLWLLLALFYSIESVAQPTRSKVLFNNNWKFYKGDIANAETKGFNDHNWRTLNLPHDWSAEGPFDSKWASATAFLPGGVGWYRKVFNLPADMKEKKVFVYFDGVYNNSEVWINGHLLGKRPNGFIAFQYDLTPYLSKGNNLIAVRANHSKFADSRWYTGSGIYRNVYLIATNPVHVGLWGTAFTNEGSQGKITVSVDNTSATRQNVLVKTALYDAAGKLAAQNSNSISIAKVAQGKLSLSLRVPNATLWSVDQPYLYKMQTSVYLGAKKVDEYTEKVGFKTIKFDADNGFFLNAKNLKIKGVCLHDDAGVLGVAVPKEVWRRRLLLLKAAGVNSVRMSHNPHADYFYDLCDELGLLVMDEAFDEWEYGKNKWIAGWNVGKPGQDGYHEYFKEWGERDLTDMVKRDRNHASIFMWSIGNEIDYPNDPYSAPVLSTGRNPQIYGRGYLPDHPAATALGEISARLVRAVKQIDVSRPVTAALAGVAMSNTTTYPQNLDVVGYNYQEYRYDEDHKQYPGRIIYGSENGMKAGYWAVVDSNKYISAQYLWTGIDYMGEAHKWPEHANGAGLLDMAGFPKAEYYFRQSIWTNKPMIYIGASRPASNGDNSIWAQKDAQPIWNWTKEEKVVVSCFSNCDEAELFLNGKSLGRKAVKDHTLTWSIAYQEGTLTAKGYKNAKVAATYAISTAGEPYTIKVHKFESASVVKPELTHLEIQIVDAKGVPISTATNNITVIVTGPAKLLALESGSLTSTESYNTDTRKAVNGKLLAYIKYSSTTGKVNVKVSGQGLKDQIIAL; this is translated from the coding sequence ATGAAAAAATCATCTATCCTTCTCTGGTTGCTATTGGCTTTATTTTATTCTATTGAAAGTGTAGCGCAACCCACCCGCAGCAAAGTTCTTTTCAACAACAATTGGAAGTTTTATAAAGGTGATATCGCGAATGCCGAAACAAAGGGCTTTAATGATCACAACTGGCGTACGCTGAACCTACCCCACGACTGGAGCGCAGAAGGTCCGTTTGACAGCAAGTGGGCAAGTGCTACGGCGTTCCTGCCTGGTGGAGTCGGCTGGTATCGTAAGGTATTCAACCTGCCGGCGGATATGAAAGAAAAAAAAGTTTTTGTGTATTTCGATGGGGTTTATAACAACAGTGAAGTTTGGATTAACGGTCATTTGCTGGGTAAAAGGCCCAACGGCTTTATAGCTTTTCAGTATGACCTCACTCCGTATCTTAGCAAAGGCAATAACCTGATAGCTGTTCGGGCTAATCATTCAAAGTTTGCCGACTCACGCTGGTATACTGGTTCGGGTATTTACCGTAATGTTTACCTTATTGCCACCAATCCTGTTCATGTGGGTTTATGGGGAACCGCTTTCACTAATGAAGGCAGCCAAGGTAAGATAACTGTTAGTGTGGACAACACATCCGCCACCAGGCAGAATGTACTTGTGAAAACTGCCTTGTACGATGCTGCTGGCAAGCTTGCAGCGCAGAACAGTAACTCAATTAGCATTGCAAAAGTTGCTCAAGGCAAATTGTCACTCTCTTTACGCGTGCCGAACGCGACGTTGTGGTCTGTCGATCAGCCTTATTTGTACAAGATGCAGACGTCAGTGTATCTTGGTGCTAAAAAGGTAGATGAGTACACCGAAAAGGTAGGTTTTAAAACAATTAAGTTTGATGCCGACAATGGCTTCTTCTTAAACGCTAAGAACCTTAAAATAAAAGGTGTATGCCTCCATGATGATGCCGGCGTGCTCGGCGTAGCCGTACCTAAGGAAGTTTGGAGAAGAAGATTGCTACTGTTGAAGGCAGCAGGCGTGAATTCTGTTAGGATGAGCCACAACCCGCACGCTGATTATTTTTATGATCTGTGTGATGAATTAGGTTTGCTGGTAATGGACGAAGCCTTTGACGAGTGGGAATATGGCAAAAACAAGTGGATAGCAGGCTGGAACGTAGGAAAACCCGGTCAGGATGGTTATCACGAATATTTTAAAGAATGGGGCGAACGCGACCTAACCGATATGGTTAAGCGCGATCGAAACCATGCCTCAATTTTCATGTGGAGCATTGGTAACGAGATAGACTATCCGAATGACCCCTACAGCGCCCCGGTACTTAGCACAGGCAGAAATCCGCAAATTTATGGCAGAGGTTATTTGCCCGACCATCCTGCGGCAACTGCACTCGGCGAAATTTCTGCAAGGCTGGTTAGGGCTGTAAAGCAGATTGACGTTTCGCGACCAGTCACTGCAGCACTCGCCGGAGTTGCTATGTCCAACACGACTACTTACCCACAAAATTTGGACGTTGTTGGTTATAATTACCAGGAATATCGTTATGATGAGGATCATAAACAATATCCCGGAAGAATAATATATGGTAGCGAAAACGGAATGAAAGCAGGTTACTGGGCGGTGGTAGACAGTAACAAATATATTAGTGCTCAATACCTGTGGACAGGTATTGACTATATGGGCGAGGCGCACAAATGGCCGGAACATGCAAATGGTGCGGGTTTACTGGATATGGCCGGGTTCCCTAAAGCCGAGTATTATTTCAGGCAAAGCATTTGGACGAACAAGCCGATGATTTACATAGGCGCATCACGCCCGGCAAGCAATGGTGACAACAGCATTTGGGCACAAAAAGACGCACAACCAATTTGGAACTGGACAAAAGAGGAAAAAGTAGTTGTAAGTTGTTTTAGCAATTGCGACGAAGCTGAGTTATTTCTAAACGGCAAATCGCTTGGCCGTAAGGCCGTAAAAGATCATACGCTTACCTGGAGCATCGCTTACCAGGAAGGTACACTTACTGCTAAAGGATATAAAAACGCGAAAGTGGCTGCAACTTATGCCATTAGTACTGCAGGTGAGCCGTATACTATTAAAGTACATAAATTTGAATCCGCATCTGTTGTTAAGCCCGAATTGACGCATTTGGAAATACAGATTGTTGATGCAAAAGGAGTACCCATATCAACAGCAACTAACAATATAACTGTTATAGTAACCGGCCCTGCAAAATTGCTAGCACTGGAAAGCGGAAGTTTAACCAGCACCGAAAGTTATAATACTGACACCCGCAAGGCTGTCAACGGAAAGTTGCTGGCCTACATAAAATATAGCTCAACAACCGGCAAAGTAAACGTAAAAGTATCCGGGCAAGGTTTAAAAGATCAAATTATAGCATTGTAG
- a CDS encoding FG-GAP repeat domain-containing protein, translating into MNAKPTNEKPKSRLGKRVIFSVLLLLIIICAYVLLKKPQADKDIVSSAGYSTVATTKAIADGKALSAVYCKSCHMYPEPSLINKAKWKNVFPQMGLRLGIKQHRGESYMGSLRGTDLVVPSKPAMNDEQWQHIIDFYIAAAPEHLSSQSRSIPITRQLPFFNIIASPAKFSAPKVLATYVKIDTTVKPARIFVANSLKNQLLLLDQHLKVIDSIATNGPVVDMSFYKGDMLVCTIGKELGANSDKLGNVYRLHVSHSGKLNFDAKPMFSNLARPVQVLAADINGDSYTDYLLCEFGSLKGDLCWMENKHNGSFTKHVISDLPGAIKAYVEYAPGKKLPDLWVMFAQGEEGIYHFINKGDGHFEKQQILRFPAVYGSSYFELTDVNRDGYKDIVYTCGDNGNASLVLKPYHGVYVYVNDTHGRYTKQFFYPINGCYKAIALDFDNDGKVDLATASLFTDARQPEEGFVYLHNTGGEHFKPYAMPRDTAFERAVTLDAGDLNGDGKPDLLIGNAYFDIGPFGYHIKEPLFYLLKNTTK; encoded by the coding sequence ATGAATGCAAAACCAACAAATGAAAAGCCTAAGTCTCGTTTAGGTAAGCGGGTTATATTTTCCGTGTTGTTGCTGTTAATTATTATTTGCGCATATGTTCTATTAAAGAAGCCGCAGGCTGATAAAGACATAGTATCCAGTGCTGGTTACAGTACAGTAGCTACTACCAAAGCCATTGCCGATGGCAAAGCACTTTCGGCGGTTTACTGTAAGTCCTGCCACATGTACCCGGAACCATCGCTGATAAATAAGGCAAAGTGGAAGAATGTATTCCCGCAAATGGGCCTAAGATTAGGAATAAAACAGCACCGGGGTGAAAGCTACATGGGTTCACTCAGGGGAACAGACCTGGTGGTGCCTAGTAAACCTGCAATGAACGATGAGCAATGGCAGCATATCATAGATTTTTACATAGCCGCTGCACCAGAACATCTTTCTTCGCAGTCACGTAGCATACCAATTACACGGCAGCTTCCATTTTTCAACATTATAGCCTCTCCTGCCAAGTTCTCAGCACCAAAAGTACTTGCTACGTATGTGAAGATAGATACCACAGTAAAACCAGCCAGGATATTTGTTGCAAACTCCTTAAAGAACCAGCTATTACTTTTGGACCAGCACTTGAAAGTCATAGACTCAATTGCAACGAACGGTCCTGTGGTTGATATGTCATTCTATAAAGGTGATATGCTGGTTTGTACCATCGGAAAAGAGTTAGGCGCTAACAGCGATAAGTTGGGCAACGTTTACCGCCTGCATGTAAGCCATTCCGGCAAGCTGAATTTTGATGCTAAGCCTATGTTCAGCAATCTGGCCAGGCCGGTGCAGGTGTTGGCAGCAGATATAAACGGCGATAGTTACACCGATTACCTCCTATGCGAATTTGGCTCTCTAAAAGGTGATTTGTGCTGGATGGAGAACAAACATAATGGCAGTTTTACAAAGCACGTCATCAGTGATTTGCCGGGTGCTATCAAGGCTTACGTAGAGTATGCACCTGGTAAAAAACTGCCTGATCTGTGGGTGATGTTTGCACAAGGCGAAGAGGGAATCTATCACTTCATCAACAAGGGTGACGGCCATTTTGAGAAGCAACAGATACTAAGGTTTCCCGCTGTATATGGCTCCTCTTACTTTGAACTCACTGATGTAAATCGCGACGGCTATAAAGATATTGTTTATACCTGCGGGGATAACGGCAATGCTTCACTTGTACTGAAGCCCTATCATGGGGTCTACGTTTATGTAAACGACACACATGGAAGATATACAAAACAGTTCTTCTACCCCATTAATGGCTGCTATAAAGCCATAGCACTTGATTTTGACAACGATGGCAAGGTTGATTTAGCAACTGCAAGCTTGTTTACAGATGCCCGCCAGCCCGAAGAAGGCTTTGTGTATTTACATAACACAGGCGGCGAGCACTTCAAACCTTACGCCATGCCACGCGATACTGCTTTTGAACGAGCTGTAACCCTTGATGCGGGAGACCTCAACGGAGATGGCAAGCCTGATCTGCTTATTGGCAATGCTTATTTTGACATAGGGCCATTTGGCTATCATATAAAAGAACCGCTCTTCTACTTGCTTAAAAACACTACAAAATAA